The genomic interval ATTTCCAGCAAGGTGGCGTCGGGGAAGATCACATAGGGCGGCACCGAGTGCTCCTCCGCCAGCCTGCGGCGCAACGTGCGCAGCGCTTCCCACTGCTCGCGCTCGTCATGGCGGACCAGTTGGCTGGCGGCACTGGCCGCAGGCTTCGGCGCCTGCGGCTTGAGATCGCGGCGCAGCTCCAGGGTCATCTCGCCGCGCAGCAGCGCCCGGCAGCTCTGGTTCAGGCGCAGGCCACCGTAGCCGTCCAGATCCACATCGGCCAGCCCGCGGGCGACCAACTGGCGGAACAGGGTGCGCCATTCCCCTTCGCTGTGCGCCTTGCCGACGCCGAACACCGACAGGTGCTGGTGGCCCAGGCCGCGCACCTTGTCGTTGTCGCGGCCGAGCAGAATGTCCACCAGATGCCCCACACCATAGCGCTGACCGCTGCGGTAGATGGCCGACAGCGCCTGGCGGGCCGCCTCGGTGGCATCCCAGGTCTGCACGCCGTCGACACAGTTGTCGCAGTGGCCACAGGGCTCGGCCAGTTCCTCGTCGAAATAGGCCAGCAGTGCCTGGCGGCGGCAGCGGGTTTCCTCGCACAGCGCCAGCATGGCGTCGAGCTTGTGCTGCTCGATGCGCTTGTGCCGCTCGTCGCCCTCGGAATTGTTGAGCATCTGCTTGAGAAAGATGACGTCCTGCAGGCCGTAGGCCATCCAGGCATCCGCCGGCAGGCCGTCGCGCCCGGCCCGGCCGGTTTCCTGATAATAGGCTTCCAGCGACTTGGGCAGGTCGAGGTGGGCGACGAAGCGCACGTTGGGCTTGTCGATGCCCATGCCGAAGGCGATGGTCGCCACCATGATCAGCCCCTCCTCGTTGAGAAAGCGCTTCTGGTGGTACGCACGCAGCTCGTTGGACAGCCCGGCGTGGTATGGCAGGGCCGGAAACCCCTGCTCGGTGAGGAAGGTCGCGGTTTCCTCGACCTTCTTGCGCGACATGCAGTAGACGATCCCGGCGTCGCCGCGGCGCTCGGCGAGAAAGCCGAGCAACTGCTTGCGCGGCTGGTCCTTGGCGACGATGCGGTAGAAGATGTTCGGCCGGTCGAAGCTGGAGAGAAAGCGCTCGGCATTCTCCAGATGCAGGCGCTGGACGATTTCCTCACGGGTGCGCTTGTCCGCCGTGGCGGTCAGTGCGATGCGCGGCACCTGCGGAAAGAGCTCGGCGAGCTGGCCCAGCTGCAGGTATTCGGGGCGGAAGTCGTGCCCCCACTGGGACACACAGTGCGCCTCGTCGATGGCGAACAGGCCGATCGGCAGGCGCTGCAGGAAGGCCAGCATGCGCGGCTGCACCAGGCGCTCCGGAGCCAGATAGAGCAGTTTGATCTCGCCCTGGCGGATGCGCTCGGCGATCTCGCGTTGTTCGTCGAGGCTCAGCGTGGAATTCAGCGCCACCGCCGGCACGCCCAGCTCGTCGAGGGTGGCGACCTGATCCTCCATCAGCGCGATCAACGGCGAAACCACCACCGTCAGTCCCTCGCGCAGCAGTGCCGGCACCTGATAGCAGAGCGACTTGCCACCGCCGGTCGGCATCAGCACCAAGGCATCGCCGCCGCGGGCGACGCGCTCGATGATCGCCGCCTGGTTGCCACGAAACGCATCGTAGCCGAAGACGTCCTTGAGAATGCGCAGGGCCTGTTCGAGCATGGACACTCCAAGCGGAGCAACGAGGCCGGATGGCCTGTCGGGTTGAATCGACCGCACGGCTCCGGACGGGGCCGTCATGAAGCGACGCATTATACGTGACTGCCCGGCTGTCGGCCCCACTCGGGCACTGGACGGATGCCTGCGGTTGCAGCTTCCCGCGAAAAAAACCGCGCCACGGCAAGCCGCCGGGCGTTATCCGGGCTAAAATCCAGCCTCCCGAACCCTCAAGGTAGTCGCGCCATGTCCTTCGCCGAGCAATTGTCCCGCCTGCAAGCCTTTCTCGACGCCGACGATCTGCATGAAGAGGCGTTGGACTACGTCGCCGCCCATGGCTATCTGACGGCGCTGTCGATCTGTCCGGATCCCGTGCCCGAGCACGAATGGATCGACGCCCTGTTCGCCGAGCCGCCGCACTACCGCAGCGACCTCGAGCGGGAAGAGATCGAGTCCACGCTGGTGCAGCTCAAGGCGCACATCGGTCGTCAGCTGGCCAGCGACGAGGAGCCCGAACTACCCTGCGAACTCGACCTGGGCGACGACCCCGACGACTCCGATCTGCGCGGCTGGTGCATCGGCTTCATGGAGGGAGTATTCCTGCGCGAGGAAGCCTGGTTCGAGGATGCCGAGGAGGAAGTCAGCGAGCTGCTGCTGCCGATCATGATCGCCTCCGGCCTGTTCGAGGATCAGCCGGACTTCGCGGAAGTCGCCCACGACCGCAAGCTGGTGGGCGAGATGATCCAGCAGATCCCGGACCTGCTCACCGCGCTGTTCCTGCTCTGCCACGCCCCCGAGGAAAAGCCAGCGCTGCTCAAGCCGCGTCCCCACTGAGGGGCGCTGGATGGCGCGGACCGTCCGCGAAAGCCGCTCCCGCCTGGTGCGCCATGCCCTGCAGGCGGTCGGCCTGCTCAGCCTGGCGCTGGGAGTGATCGGCATCTTCCTGCCGCTGCTGCCGACCACGCCCTTCCTGCTGCTGGCCGCTGCCTGCTTCATGCGCAGCTCGCGGCGCTTCTATCTCTGGCTGATCGGCCACCCCTACCTGGGCCCCTGGATCCGTGACTATCTGGATGGCGAGGGCATTCCCCTCAAGGGCAAGATCTACGCCGTAGGCCTGATGTGGACGAGCATCCTCATCTCCTGCTATCTGGTCCCGCTGCTCCCCGTACGCCTCTTCATGCTGACCAGCGCCGTGCTGGTCACGATCTACATCCTCAGACAGAAGACTCGGCCGGTACGGAGCGACTGATCCGGGCCGCCGCATCATCGCCGTGATTACGCCGGTAGACTGCCTCCCCCATGGCCGCGATCTGCCCCTCGATCAAGGCTTCGAAGGGCCGCAGCATGGCATCGAAGCGCCCGGAGCCCTCGAGAAGGTTCAGCGCGCAAACGATCGCTTCGATGGTCGACAGCGCTCCCGCCATCGGTGCCTTGCGCAGCCGGTAGCGCGACGACAGGCCCTCCGCCAGGGCGACCCGCGGCAGCGCCGCCAGTTGCGGATCGAGATGAAGCAGCCGGCGGGCCTTGCGCCAGGTGCCGTCCGGCACGATCAACTGCAGGGGCGGCCCGTCCTGCGCCAGCTCGGCCAGCGGCATGGCTCCCGCACCGGGAAACAGCAGACAGCTGCGATGGGCACCGTGTGCCAGCTCCGTCGTCAGTTCAGGGAAGGTCTCGCCGACCCGCAGTTCGCCATTTTCCAGGGCCAGGGCGGCCAGGCGTGCGGTGTTCAGGGCATGGGAAGCCTCGCTGGGATGCTGCAGGATCAGCACCCGGGTACGGCTGGATAAGCGGGGGACGAGTGCGCACAGGCAATGGCTCAAGGGACGCGCGCAACGGGGACAACGTGGACGTGACATGGACTCTCCTTGACAGAGCAGTCTGCCACAGCCCGGACGGGGCGGGAAACGAAACAAGGCGCCCGCGGGCGCCCTGTCGGGTCGGCGATCAGCGGCGGCGTGCGCGCTCCTCGGCCAGACGACGACGTTCATCGCTTTCCAGAGGAATGGGCTGCATGCGCCCGGCACCATCCAGACCGAACAGGGAAGCGAGATCGGCGAGCAAACGATTGAGCCAAGCGTTCATGACCAGTCCTCCAGTTACGACCAAGTGGGCTTTCGGACAACAGTTGCACGGGCAACCCATGCCATCCTTGTTCTCAGGATAGTCCCTGTTTTCGCCTTGCGGCCTGACCCGCATCAAAAAGACACAAACGGACCGCGCGGCACCACCCGCGCACGCAGCGGAAGCGGCTTCCCCGCTCGTCACATCGATGCTTACTGGACCATCTCCTGCTCGCTGAACAGCCCCTCGAACAGCATGCTCGACAGATAGCGCTCGCCGGAGTCGGGCAGGATCACCACGAGGGTCTTGCCCTGCATCGCGGGCTCGTGCTCGGCCAGACGCACGGCGGCGGCCATGGCCGCGCCACCGGAGATCCCGCAGAGGATGCCCTCCTCGCGCATCAGCCGCAGGGCCATGCTCTTGGCCTCGTCGTCGGTGATCCGCTCGACCCGGTCGACCAGCGTCAGGTCCAGATTCTTCGGTACGAAGCCGGCGCCGATACCCTGGATCTTGTGCGGTGCCGGCTTGACCTCCTCGCCGGCCAGGGTCTGGCTGATCACCGGCGAGCCGGCCGGCTCGACGGCTACCGACAGCAGCGGCTTGCCGCAGACATGCTTGATGTAGCGGGACACGCCGGTGATGGTACCGCCGGTGCCGACCCCCGAGATCAGCACGTCCACCGCGCCGTCGGTGTCGTTCCAGATTTCCGGACCGGTGGTCTTCTCATGGATTTCCGGGTTGGCCGGATTGTCGAACTGCTGCGGCATGAAATACAGATCGGGATTCGAGGCGGCGATCTCGGTCGCCTTCTCGATGGCGCCCTTCATGCCCTTGGCCGCCTCGGTGAGCACCAGCTCGGCGCCCAGGGCCTTGAGCACCTTGCGCCGCTCCAGACTCATCGATGCCGGCATGGTGAGGATCAGCTTGTAGCCGCGCGCCGCGGCGACGAAGGCCAGGCCGATGCCGGTATTGCCCGAAGTCGGCTCGACCAGGGTCATGCCGGGCCTCAGGCGCCCACTGGCCTCGGCGTCCCAGACCATGTTGGCGCCGATCCGGCATTTGACCGAATAGGCCGGATTGCGTCCCTCGATCTTGGCCAGGATGGTCACGCCCTGGGGAGCCAGGCGGTTGATCTTGACCAGCGGCGTATTGCCGATGGACTGTGCGTTGTCGGCGTAGATGCGGCTCATGGCGCGTTCCTTGTTGATGTATGCACCGAAAGATGGGAAAGCCTAAGACGCCGGGCAAACGCCGTCCAGACCCCGTCGTTCCGGCATCGACGCGCGCACGTTATAGTCGGCTCCAGGTCCAATCCGGAAAAGGCCGACCACCCCACGCGAGGATTCACGATGAAGTTCCAGGGCACCTCCACCTACGTGGCCAGCGACAGCCTCAGGCTCGCCGTCAACGCCGCCATCACCCTGCAACGCCCCCTGCTGGTCAAGGGCGAGCCGGGCACCGGCAAGACCCTGCTCGCCGAGCAACTGGCGGAATCGCTCGGCACCCGGCTGATCGCCTGGCACATCAAGTCCACCACCAAGGCCCAGCAGGGTCTCTACGAATACGACGCGGTGAGCCGCCTGCGCGACTCGCAGCTGGGCGTGGACAAGGTCCACGACGTGCGCAACTACATCCGCAAGGGCAAGCTGTGGGAAGCCTTCGAGGCCGAAGAACGGGTGGTCCTGCTGATCGACGAGGTCGACAAGGCCGACATCGAGTTCCCCAACGACCTGCTGCAGGAACTCGACCGCATGGAGTTCTTCGTCTACGAAACCGGCGAGACCATCAGGGCCCGCCAGCGGCCGATCGTGGTCATCACCTCGAACAACGAGAAGGAACTACCCGACGCCTTCCTGCGCCGCTGCTTCTTCCACTACATCGCCTTCCCCGACCGCGAGACGCTGCAGAAGATCGTCGATGTGCATTTTCCCGGCCTCGGGAACGAGCTGGTGGCCGAGGCGCTGGACGTGTTCTTCGAGGTGCGGGAGATCCCCGGACTGAAGAAGAAACCCTCCACCTCCGAGCTGGTCGACTGGCTGAAGCTGCTGCTGGCCGACGACATCGACCTCGCGGCGCTGCGCGAGCGCGATCCGACCAAGGCCATCCCGCCGCTGGCCGGCGCCCTGGTGAAGAACGAGCAGGATACGCAGCTGCTGGAGCGCCTGGCCTTCATGACCCGCCGCGCCGGGCGCTAGGGCAACCCTGCGCGGTCACCCGCCCCACGCAATGTCTGACCGGAGCATCCCCATGCTGCTCAACCTGTTCAACGAAATGCGCGCGGCCAAGGTGCCGGTTTCGCTGCGCGAGCTGCTCGACCTGATCGAGGCGCTCGAGCAGCGGCTGGTGTTCGCCGACATGGATGCCTTCTACTTCCTCGCCCGCACCATCCTGGTCAAGGACGAGCGGCACTTCGACAAGTTCGACCGGGCCTTCACCGCCTATTTCCAGGGTCTGGAGAACCTCGACGCCCTGCTCGAGACGCTGATCCCCGAGGAATGGCTGCGCAAGGAGTTCCAGCGCCTGCTGACCGACGAGGAGAAGGCGCAGATTCAGTCCCTGGGCGGCCTCGAGCAGTTGCTCGAGACCTTCAGGAAACGCCTGGAGGAGCAGAAGGAGCGGCATGCCGGCGGCAGCAAGTGGATCGGCACCGGCGGCACCAGTCCCTTCGGCTCGGGCGGCTACCATCCCGAGGGCATCCGCGTCGGCGAGGCCGGCGAGCGCCAGGGCAAGGCGGTCAAGGTCTGGGAGCAGCGCGAATACCGCAACCTCGACGATCAGGTCGAGCTGGGCACGCGCAACCTGAAGATGGCGCTGCGCCGCCTGCGCAGCTTCGCCCGCCAGGGCGCGGCCGAGGAACTCGACCTCGACGCCACCATCGCCCATACCGCGCGCGACGCCGGCCTGCTCAACATCCGGATGCGTCCGGAA from Azotobacter salinestris carries:
- a CDS encoding PA1414 family protein; amino-acid sequence: MNAWLNRLLADLASLFGLDGAGRMQPIPLESDERRRLAEERARRR
- a CDS encoding YbaN family protein, with translation MARTVRESRSRLVRHALQAVGLLSLALGVIGIFLPLLPTTPFLLLAAACFMRSSRRFYLWLIGHPYLGPWIRDYLDGEGIPLKGKIYAVGLMWTSILISCYLVPLLPVRLFMLTSAVLVTIYILRQKTRPVRSD
- a CDS encoding tRNA-uridine aminocarboxypropyltransferase, whose translation is MSRPRCPRCARPLSHCLCALVPRLSSRTRVLILQHPSEASHALNTARLAALALENGELRVGETFPELTTELAHGAHRSCLLFPGAGAMPLAELAQDGPPLQLIVPDGTWRKARRLLHLDPQLAALPRVALAEGLSSRYRLRKAPMAGALSTIEAIVCALNLLEGSGRFDAMLRPFEALIEGQIAAMGEAVYRRNHGDDAAARISRSVPAESSV
- a CDS encoding vWA domain-containing protein, which gives rise to MLLNLFNEMRAAKVPVSLRELLDLIEALEQRLVFADMDAFYFLARTILVKDERHFDKFDRAFTAYFQGLENLDALLETLIPEEWLRKEFQRLLTDEEKAQIQSLGGLEQLLETFRKRLEEQKERHAGGSKWIGTGGTSPFGSGGYHPEGIRVGEAGERQGKAVKVWEQREYRNLDDQVELGTRNLKMALRRLRSFARQGAAEELDLDATIAHTARDAGLLNIRMRPERHNSVKLLLLLDIGGSMDAHVKVCEELFSACRSEFKHLEHYYFHNFIYETLWKDNRRRHSERIATHDLLHKYGPDYKVVFVGDASMSPYEILQPGGSVEHWNEEPGLVWMQRLTETYRKLIWINPSPERAWNYGSSVQIVRELVGQHMYPLTLSGLEEGMRYLAK
- a CDS encoding YecA family protein; translated protein: MSFAEQLSRLQAFLDADDLHEEALDYVAAHGYLTALSICPDPVPEHEWIDALFAEPPHYRSDLEREEIESTLVQLKAHIGRQLASDEEPELPCELDLGDDPDDSDLRGWCIGFMEGVFLREEAWFEDAEEEVSELLLPIMIASGLFEDQPDFAEVAHDRKLVGEMIQQIPDLLTALFLLCHAPEEKPALLKPRPH
- the recQ gene encoding DNA helicase RecQ; this encodes MLEQALRILKDVFGYDAFRGNQAAIIERVARGGDALVLMPTGGGKSLCYQVPALLREGLTVVVSPLIALMEDQVATLDELGVPAVALNSTLSLDEQREIAERIRQGEIKLLYLAPERLVQPRMLAFLQRLPIGLFAIDEAHCVSQWGHDFRPEYLQLGQLAELFPQVPRIALTATADKRTREEIVQRLHLENAERFLSSFDRPNIFYRIVAKDQPRKQLLGFLAERRGDAGIVYCMSRKKVEETATFLTEQGFPALPYHAGLSNELRAYHQKRFLNEEGLIMVATIAFGMGIDKPNVRFVAHLDLPKSLEAYYQETGRAGRDGLPADAWMAYGLQDVIFLKQMLNNSEGDERHKRIEQHKLDAMLALCEETRCRRQALLAYFDEELAEPCGHCDNCVDGVQTWDATEAARQALSAIYRSGQRYGVGHLVDILLGRDNDKVRGLGHQHLSVFGVGKAHSEGEWRTLFRQLVARGLADVDLDGYGGLRLNQSCRALLRGEMTLELRRDLKPQAPKPAASAASQLVRHDEREQWEALRTLRRRLAEEHSVPPYVIFPDATLLEMLRSRPRSLSEMARVSGVGARKLERYGEAFLEVLNKPGDAPKPVTDLRHELISLARAGMTPAQIACQLDCTEKNVYSLLAEAIGRRQLSLEQALDLPEELLGEIHDAFLDGDGELPSVAALAEQFAGRVPSGVLHCVRTALQAELDP
- a CDS encoding AAA family ATPase translates to MKFQGTSTYVASDSLRLAVNAAITLQRPLLVKGEPGTGKTLLAEQLAESLGTRLIAWHIKSTTKAQQGLYEYDAVSRLRDSQLGVDKVHDVRNYIRKGKLWEAFEAEERVVLLIDEVDKADIEFPNDLLQELDRMEFFVYETGETIRARQRPIVVITSNNEKELPDAFLRRCFFHYIAFPDRETLQKIVDVHFPGLGNELVAEALDVFFEVREIPGLKKKPSTSELVDWLKLLLADDIDLAALRERDPTKAIPPLAGALVKNEQDTQLLERLAFMTRRAGR
- the cysK gene encoding cysteine synthase A, whose product is MSRIYADNAQSIGNTPLVKINRLAPQGVTILAKIEGRNPAYSVKCRIGANMVWDAEASGRLRPGMTLVEPTSGNTGIGLAFVAAARGYKLILTMPASMSLERRKVLKALGAELVLTEAAKGMKGAIEKATEIAASNPDLYFMPQQFDNPANPEIHEKTTGPEIWNDTDGAVDVLISGVGTGGTITGVSRYIKHVCGKPLLSVAVEPAGSPVISQTLAGEEVKPAPHKIQGIGAGFVPKNLDLTLVDRVERITDDEAKSMALRLMREEGILCGISGGAAMAAAVRLAEHEPAMQGKTLVVILPDSGERYLSSMLFEGLFSEQEMVQ